The following are encoded together in the Pseudodesulfovibrio indicus genome:
- a CDS encoding cation acetate symporter, producing MVGVLFISLFYMAPQMLGAGKVMGLLLNLEYSTSIIIIACIITFYVTVGGMKATTVNQLVQFWILFGAMFLLAFIPFIIKGYTYTDVVKFLSEFKGTVPISGKEFDGAAYTSPAYWLTSLKDTLSLLLALMFGTAGLPHILVRFYTAPDGKAARRTVIYVLFLIGMFYILSPYVGHVIRYVFLQGEALGVSPHLMQWLADNGKNLAVPVAGSYFGGQILLGIVVAGAFAAILSTVAGLIIACAGAIGHDLVVNVFNPNMPERSRVTVARVASIGVGLLGIPLGFWAESMQIAILVGLAFAIAASTFFPVLVMGVWWPKMTEKGACAGLVVGIVGSFAMILGKSMLPHFLQYNNPGGFVMILSFAAIYIVSKMEYASRGEAAIPPDTMEVMAILHGPEKA from the coding sequence GTGGTCGGCGTGCTCTTCATCTCGCTGTTCTACATGGCCCCGCAGATGCTCGGCGCGGGCAAGGTCATGGGGCTGCTCCTGAACCTGGAGTACTCCACGTCCATCATCATCATCGCCTGCATCATCACCTTCTACGTCACCGTGGGCGGCATGAAGGCCACCACCGTCAACCAGCTGGTCCAGTTCTGGATCCTGTTCGGCGCCATGTTCCTGCTGGCCTTCATCCCCTTCATCATAAAGGGGTACACCTACACCGACGTGGTCAAGTTCCTGTCCGAATTCAAGGGGACCGTTCCCATCTCCGGCAAGGAGTTCGACGGCGCGGCCTACACCAGCCCGGCCTACTGGCTGACCAGCCTCAAGGACACCCTGTCCCTGCTCCTGGCGCTCATGTTCGGCACCGCCGGCCTGCCGCACATCCTGGTGCGCTTCTACACCGCCCCGGACGGCAAGGCCGCCCGCAGGACCGTCATCTACGTGCTTTTCCTGATCGGCATGTTCTACATCCTGAGCCCGTACGTGGGCCACGTCATCCGCTACGTCTTCCTGCAGGGCGAAGCGCTCGGCGTCTCCCCGCACCTGATGCAGTGGCTGGCCGACAACGGCAAGAACCTGGCCGTGCCCGTGGCCGGATCGTACTTCGGCGGGCAGATCCTGCTCGGCATCGTGGTCGCCGGGGCCTTCGCGGCCATCCTGTCCACCGTGGCCGGGTTGATCATCGCCTGCGCCGGGGCCATCGGCCACGACCTGGTGGTCAACGTGTTCAACCCGAACATGCCCGAACGGTCCCGCGTGACCGTGGCCCGCGTGGCCTCCATCGGCGTCGGCCTGCTCGGGATTCCCCTCGGGTTCTGGGCCGAGTCCATGCAGATCGCCATCCTCGTGGGACTGGCCTTCGCCATCGCCGCCTCCACCTTCTTCCCCGTCCTGGTCATGGGCGTGTGGTGGCCGAAGATGACCGAAAAGGGCGCCTGCGCCGGGCTGGTGGTCGGCATCGTCGGCTCCTTCGCCATGATCCTCGGCAAGTCCATGCTCCCCCACTTCCTGCAATACAACAACCCCGGCGGGTTCGTCATGATCCTGTCCTTCGCCGCCATCTACATCGTCTCCAAGATGGAGTACGCCTCGCGCGGCGAAGCGGCCATCCCGCCGGACACCATGGAGGTCATGGCCATCCTCCACGGTCCTGAAAAGGCCTAA